CATCCAACTGAAGCCATATAAATATCCTTAATAGTCATAGAGGTAAGAGCCCGATCCGGCTAACTGACCGGTTACTGATTTTGCGCTAGCAGAATCAGGCTCTCATTCATCAATATCGAACCCAAAACGAAAATTGGTAGATACCAATAGAACCAACAATTCTAAGCAATAAGAATGAAAAGTGCGTAATTCTGTGACAAAGTTCAAAATAAATTTCAATATAATTAATTAAATCAATATATTAACAAAATAACCCCTCAATCTCTCAAAAGACATTTATTTTGATTGTGGTAGATACCAATTTGGTGATATTACTTTTAGTGAACTGCGGCGACGCCTCAAAAATTCTCGTATCAGGACATGTGAGACTATGAAACTTTCAATCGGGGAAAAGATTGGCTTTGGTGCTGGTGATATGGCTATTGCTATCGTAATGATGTCGATGGCGATGATTATCACCTATTTCTATACGGACGTTTACGGCCTGACCCCTGGCGATTTGGGGATTCTGCTGATTGGCGTACGCTTTATTGATGCGGTAATCGACCCGCTGATTGGCATGATGACCGACAAAACAGAGAGTCGCTGGGGAAGATACCGTCCCTATCTGCTGTTTTTCTCGATACCGTTTGGGATAACCATCTGGATGATGTTCACCACGCCAGATTTCGACTATACCGGCAAGCTCATCTGGGCCTGGGGCTCCTACATTGCGCTGACGCTAACCTATACGTTTATCTCAATCCCTTACGTTTCATTAATCGGCGTGATTACCGACGATCCTAAAGAGCGCCTGAGCGCGAACAGCTATCGCTTTGTGATGACCAAAATCGCCATGTTTTTAGTCACCATTATCGTACCGATGGCGGCGCTGTACTTTGGCAAAAACAACCTGGCCAGCGGCTACCAGTTGGCAATGGGCTCCATGGGGATTGTGTCGACGCTGCTGTGTATTTGCTGCTTCTTCACGGTAAAAGAGCGCATTACGCATAAAACCGAGCACATCCACTTTCCGACTCAGTTCAAGAATCTGATGAAGAACGACCAGTGGTTGATCCTCGGCGTATC
This Klebsiella sp. RHBSTW-00484 DNA region includes the following protein-coding sequences:
- a CDS encoding MFS transporter; amino-acid sequence: MKLSIGEKIGFGAGDMAIAIVMMSMAMIITYFYTDVYGLTPGDLGILLIGVRFIDAVIDPLIGMMTDKTESRWGRYRPYLLFFSIPFGITIWMMFTTPDFDYTGKLIWAWGSYIALTLTYTFISIPYVSLIGVITDDPKERLSANSYRFVMTKIAMFLVTIIVPMAALYFGKNNLASGYQLAMGSMGIVSTLLCICCFFTVKERITHKTEHIHFPTQFKNLMKNDQWLILGVSIALIMFGGIVRNSVAAYYAKYYLHGGNELISPFLTTGVVASVMAMLLAGTITRYYDKIKMFRYTQLLTFVAGVAMYFVVGEQNIYLAFVFFFIITLLGDMQLPVYWASIAEAVDYGEVKTGTRVSGLAFGGILFFQKLGMGLAGGFIGFSLSFFGYQADIEQSPSSLLGITLMMTLIPSVFNLIVGLFMKKYVINDKYYEGIKQKLAQDESA